Sequence from the Saccharopolyspora pogona genome:
CTCCTCGCCGGCGGGTTCTGCCCGTGCCCGGCATTCGTAGCGCCGACGTCCGACGCGCTCGGATGCCGCCACCGCCTCCGGGACCTCGACCGGCTCGGCCGGGGGTTGGAGGTTGAGCACCGCCCGTCCGTCCGGCGCGAGGCGTTCGGCCAGCAGCCGCCAGATCTCCAGACGCTCGGGAGGGGAGAAGTGGCCGATGACGTTCATCGCGACCACCAGGCTCAGCTGGCCGGGCAGGTCAGCGTCCAGGAACCCCTCCGGTAGGACCGTCACCCGCTCGCGCAGCGAGTCGTGTGCGTTCACCCTGGCCAGCAGTGCCGACCGCAGGCCGGCGGAGGGTTCCACGGCGAAGATCTCGGCGTCCGGCAGCGCGTCCGCGAGCACCAGGGTTCCGCTGCCGCTGCCTGCCCCGACGTCCACCACCGGCCCGGAGGTGGGGTCGGTCATGCGGGCCGCCGCGGTCAGTGCGGGACCGAGGGCGCTCCAGAACGGGCCGATCAGGATGTCGATGAACTCCGCCGACTCGGCGTACTGGTCGATCACGGGACTCCTCGTGTCCTGAGACGGGTGTCGGGCTTCTGGTGTGGTCAGTTCTGGCGCGCTCGGCGCTGGAGATCGGGCGCCCAGTGCAGCCGGCTGGGCAGTCCGTCGGCGGTCAGCGGTGTGGGCGCAACCCAAGACAGACAGGAATGATAACCATTATCGTTAAGGTCTGCCAGTGATGCTGCCGGTCGGGTCTTGGATGGAAAGGGACCGGACGAGGGGGTCGCGGTGGAGCGCTTCGGCGATGTCGGCGGGATCCAGCACGCCGTCCGCGAAATGCACGCCTGGGGCGATCTTCTCCTGGAGGACGGCGTCGGCCGTCAACGCCGCGACCACGCCGCTGAGCTGGTACGGGTCGCTGGTGCGCAGCGTCAGCGACGATGACGCTCCGGTGGTGGTCGGGATGCAGGCGGTGAGCGCGTAGTACGGGTCGCGCTCGCGCAGGTCCGATTTCGCCGCCTGTATCAGCAGTTCGATGTAGTCGTTCCGGAACTCGGGGTCGTCCGCCCAGGCCATCGCCAAGGTGGTCGGAATGGCCTGGGAGGCGTAGGCCGTGTAGAAGCGCAGTTCGGCGAGGCGGAGTTCGGCTGCCAGCCGGGCGCTTTCGGTTGGCAGG
This genomic interval carries:
- a CDS encoding class I SAM-dependent methyltransferase, whose amino-acid sequence is MIDQYAESAEFIDILIGPFWSALGPALTAAARMTDPTSGPVVDVGAGSGSGTLVLADALPDAEIFAVEPSAGLRSALLARVNAHDSLRERVTVLPEGFLDADLPGQLSLVVAMNVIGHFSPPERLEIWRLLAERLAPDGRAVLNLQPPAEPVEVPEAVAASERVGRRRYECRARAEPAGEEMLTWHMTYRSYQNEQIVDERKLSYAWHLVSEPQLRDELAPAGLRLHRLDPAELGMFTIGRTQA